The Drechmeria coniospora strain ARSEF 6962 chromosome 02, whole genome shotgun sequence genome has a segment encoding these proteins:
- a CDS encoding sphingosine-1-phosphate lyase has product MPGSSRMPVSLRGGLESVKRRRPTLSLAMINIDLLRNVVFFYFVLRWTRRAVWKLRGRGLVGALLELYRELQRVLYGYFLRAPGVRGQVQRQVKESLAKMSAKLVPETETRYLTLPKEGMPADAVRAELEALANMDHTRWEDGYVSGAVYHGEADLIRLQTEAFGKFTVANPIHPDVFPGVRKMEAEVVSMVLHMFHAPPGAAGVTTAGGTESILMACLAARQKAFAERGIREPEMIIPDTAHTAFRKAGEYFGIKIHMVACPAPSYQADVRAMARLVNANTVMLVGSAPNFPHGIMDDIAALSKLALRRKLCLHVDCCLGSFMVPCLERAGFETQPFDFRLKGVTSISCDTHKYGFAPKGNSTVLYRTAALRTYQYFVCPDWSGGVYASPGLAGSRPGALIAGCWASMMAVGEAGYLDACVKIVGTAKKIADAIRDAPALAGELEIMGKPLVSVVAFTSRNLNIYDIADGMSTKGWHLNALQNPPAIHVAVTMPIVKVWERLVSDLETVVEEEREKERSRLVEGKGAKGKAVGDSAALYGVAGSLPNKSIVVDLARGFLDLLYKA; this is encoded by the exons ATGCCTGGAAGCTCGAGAATGCCCGTCAGCCTGCGGGGTGGACTGGAGTCGGTCAAGCGGCGCAGGCCGACGCTGTCGCTGGCCATGATCAACATCGACCT CCTCCGGaacgtcgtcttcttctACTTCGTCCTGCGATGGACCCGCCGGGCCGTCTGGAAGCTCCGGggccgcggcctcgtcggcgccctgcTCGAGCTCTACCGCGAGCTGCAGCGCGTCCTCTACGGCTACTTCCTGCGCGCCCCCGGCGTCCGGGGCCAGGTCCAGCGCCAGGTGAAGGAGTCGCTCGCCAAGATGTCGGCCAAGCTCGTGCCCGAGACGGAGACGCGCTACCTCACGCTGCCAAAGGAGGGCATgcccgccgatgccgtccgggccgagctcgaggccctcgccAACATGGACCACACCCGCTGGGAGGATGGGTACGTCTCGGGGGCCGTCTAccacggcgaggccgacctcATCCGGCTGCAGACGGAGGCCTTTGGCAAGTTCACCGTGGCCAACCCCATCCACCCCGACGTCTTCCCTGGCGTGCGCAAGatggaggccgaggtcgtcaGCATGGTCCTCCACATGTTCCACGCCCcccccggcgccgccggcgtcacgacggccggcggcaccgagaGCATCCTGATGGCCTGCCTTGCCGCGAGGCAGAAGGCCTTCGCCGAACGCGGCATCCGGGAGCCCGAAAT GATCATCCCCGACACGGCCCACACGGCCTTCCGCAAGGCCGGCGAGTACTTCGGCATCAAGATCCACATGGTCGCCTGCCCCGCGCCGAGCTACCAGGCCGACGTCCGCGCCATGGCGCGTCTCGTCAACGCCAACACGGTGATGCTCGTCGGCTCGGCCCCCAACTTCCCGCACGGCATCATGGATGACATCGCGGCGCTGTCGAAGCTGGCGCTGCGCCGCAAGCTCTGCCTCCACGTCGACTGCTGCCTCGGCTCCTTCATGGTCCCCTGCCTCGAGCGGGCCGGCTTCGAGACGCAGCCGTTCGACTTTCGCCTCAAGGGCGTCACGAGCATCAGCTGCGacacgcacaagtacggcTTCGCGCCCAAGGGCAACTCGACGGTCCTCTACCGCACCGCCGCCCTGAGGACGTACCAGTACTTTGTCTGCCCCGACTGGTCCGGCGGCGTCTACGCCTCACCGGGGCTCGCCGGCTCGCGGCCCGGcgccctcatcgccggctGCTGGGCGAGcatgatggccgtcggcgaggccggctaCCTCGACGCCTGTGTCAAGATCGTCGGCACGGCCAAGAAGATTGCCGACGCCATCCGGGACGCGCCGGCGCTcgcgggcgagctcgagatCATGGGCAAGcccctcgtctccgtcgtcgccttcaccTCGCGCAACCTCAACATCTACgacatcgccgacggcatgtCGACCAAGGGCTGGCACCTCAACGCGCTGCAGAACCCGCCGGCCATCCACGTGGCCGTGACGATGCCCATCGTCAAGGTGTGGGAGAGGCTCGTGAGCGACCTcgagaccgtcgtcgaggaggagcgcgAGAAGGAGCGGtcccgcctcgtcgagggcaagggcgccaagggcaaggccgtcggcgactcggccgccctctacggcgtcgccggctcgcTGCCGAACAagagcatcgtcgtcgacctcgccaggGGCTTCCTGGATCTGCTGTACAAGGCGTAG
- a CDS encoding alpha-1,2-galactosyltransferase-like protein: protein MHFAYPPRKNSNPPPFRPRSTRLPLWRRSRSRTFALVLLAFIGAIYLLFGRSKPSPYHERVPSGVPEVVLVTVIDPVSWSDEYVSGVKENREKYGQRHGYEVMVVKASDYDTHGAPKSWAKVMAMRHALTKYPDCKFIWYLDQNAYIMNPTKSLDDVLLEPTKLESLMLKDFPVVPPDSIIKTFAHLRGGNADLILAQDKDGLAHNSVIVRNGEWAKFFLEAWFDPLYRSYNFQKAERHTLEHIVQWHPTILSKLALVPQRIFSAYSHPDSGEVYQQGDFVVLFAGCTHEGEKSCEAMSSQYRQEWRAAFGLQ from the exons ATGCATTTTGCGTACCCGCCTCGCAAGAACTCCAACCCTCCGCCCTTCCGGCCCAGGTCAACAAGGCTACCGCTCTGGAGGaggagccggtcgaggacgtTTGCCCTCGTGCTCCTCGCCTTCATCGGCGCCATATACCTGCTCTTCGGCCGGAGCAAGCCCAGCCCGTACCACGAGCGTGTGCCTTCCGGCGTGCCCGAGGTCGttctcgtcaccgtcatcgaTCCGGTGTCGTGGAGCGACGAGTACGTGAGCGGCGTCAAGGAGAACCGGGAGAAGTACGGGCAGCGACATG GCTACGAAGTCATGGTCGTCAAGGCGTCGGATTACGATACCCACGGTGCGCCCAAGTCGTGGGCCAAGGTCATGGCCATGCGTCACGCCTTGACAAAGTACCCCGACTGCAAGTTCATCTGGTACCTGGACCAAAACGCCTACATCATGAACCCGACAAagagcctcgacgacgtgcttCTTGAGCCGACGAAGCTCGAGAGTCTGATGTTGAAGGACTTTCCCGTCGTGCCGCCCGACAGCATCATCAAGACGTTTGCCCACCTCCGTGGAGGGAACGCCGatctcatcctcgcccaGGACAAGGATGGTCTCGCGCACAACAGCGTCATTGTCCGGAATGGCGAGTGGGCCAAGTTTTTTCTCGAGGCCTGGTTCGATCCGCTCTACAGAAGTTACAATTTTCAAAAGGCCGAGAGGCACACATTG GAGCATATTGTGCAGTGGCACCCGACGATATTGTCAAaactcgccctcgtcccccAACGGATCTTTAGCGCCTACTCGCATCCGGATTCTGGCGAGGTCTACCAGCAGGGCGACTTTGTCGTCCTCTTCGCAGGCTGCACCCACGAGGGTGAGAAAAGCTGCGAGGCCATGTCGTCCCAATACAGGCAGGAGTGGAGGGCAGCCTTTGGGTTGCAGTAG
- a CDS encoding pyruvate dehydrogenase kinase: MSWKASERLMDTIRHYAKFPATGVSLRQMVQFGDKPSIGTLFRASQFLAEELPIRLAHRVQELEDLPDGLNDMPSVQKVKDWYAQSFEEITQLPRPELERGVRDRLMKPGRHAGRGVLQQLSEATPNPSIGEGESSGWGGLQSVSNGNGKTRSLSRRYFATVDDSGDWPPELQLYNQEFAQTLHTIKRRHDGVVTTMAQGILEYKRRRQRMQIDGSIQSFLDRFYMSRIGIRMLIGQHIALTDQSHHRDPAYVGVICTKTNVKDLAQEAIENARFVCEDHYGLFEAPRIQLVCNPNLDFMYVPGHLSHMLFETLKNSLRAVVETHGMDKQEFPVTKVIVAEGKEDITIKISDEGGGIPRSAIPLVWTYMYTTVDRTPNLDPDFDKSDFKAPMAGFGYGLPISRLYARYFGGDLKLISMEGEVTERRQVGDAEAVVNAPPSQEYFPKEEREL; this comes from the exons atgtcaTGGAAGGCGTCCGAACGGCTGATGGACACCATCAGGCACTATGCCAAGTTTCCCGCTACCGGCGTGAGCTTGCGCCAGATGGTGCAGTTCGGCGACAAGCCTTCCATCG GAACTCTGTTCCGCGCCTCGCagttcctcgccgaggagctccCCATCCGCTTGGCCCATCGCGtccaggagctcgaggatcTACCCGACGGCTTGAACGACATGCCGTCCGTCCAGAAGGTCAAGGACTGGTACGCCCAGTCGTTTGAG GAAATCACACAGCTGCCTCGGCCCGAGCTGGAAAGAGGCGTTCGCGACCGTCTGATGAAGCCCGGCAGGCATGCCGGTCGCGGAGTGCTGCAGCAGCTCTCCGAGGCGACCCCGAACCCTTCCATCGGCGAGGGTGAGTCCTCCGGCTGGGGGGGTCTGCAGAGCGTGAGCAACGGGAACGGCAAGACCCGCTCGTTGTCGAGACGATACTTTGCCACGGTCGACGACAGCGGCGATTGGCCCCCCGAACTCCAGCTGTACAACCAGGAGTTCGCCCAGACCCTGCACACCATCAAgcgccgccacgacggcgtcgtgaCCACCATGGCGCAGGGAATCCTCGAGTAcaagcgccgccgccagcgcaTGCAGATCGACGGCAGCATCCAGTCCTTCCTCGATCGCTTCTACATGTCCCGCATCGGCATCCGGATGCTCATCGGCCAGCACATCGCCCTGACGGACCAGAGCCACCATCGCGACCCGGCCTACGTCGGCGTCATCTGCACCAAGACCAACGTCAAGGACCTGGCCCAGGAGGCCATCGAGAACGCGCGTTTCGTCTGCGAGGACCACTACGGCCTGTTCGAGGCGCCCCGCATACAGCTCGTCTGCAACCCGAACCTCGACTTCATGTACGTCCCGGGCCACCTGTCGCACATGCTCTTCGAGACGTTGAAGAATTCCctgcgcgccgtcgtcgagacgcACGGCATGGACAAGCAAGAGTTCCCCGTCACCAaggtcatcgtcgccgagggcaaggaggaCATCACCATCAAGATttccgacgagggcggcggcattCCGCGCAGCGCCATCCCCCTCGTCTggacctacatgtacacgacGGTCGATCGTACGCCGAACTTGGACCCCGACTTTGACAAGAGCGACTTCAAAGCCCCCATGGCCGGATTCGGTTACGGCTTGCCCATCTCGCGCCTGTACGCGAGATACTTTGGCGGCGACCTGAAGCTGATCAGCATGGAAGG AGAGGTGACGGAGCGGAGACAGGtgggcgacgccgaagcgGTGGTGAATGCCCCCCCCAGCCAGGAATATTTCCCCAAAGAGGAACGCGAGCTGTGA